The Cydia amplana chromosome 9, ilCydAmpl1.1, whole genome shotgun sequence genome includes a region encoding these proteins:
- the LOC134650869 gene encoding uncharacterized protein LOC134650869: protein MDTAAFVRANSSNLPKVDPYMLMEFMKNSDKHNAGEIRDAKALSSSRESYVDTAIGYVEIKRTGNLCDVRAKVVPEQRVTSKYYVVMVHLDEANESIIDTSCDCAAGAGGCKHTVVVLHWLQKRSDEPSPTSVQCYWTKPNLKRALERPVMCKDLAKGEVAERGPKDPRVLKRLREEAMKHGCGKSLLSAYDPERPTTIMSKYCIFDMMVDFFEKENTPSFNKFKIFSKEVMRENKEKIMKETEGQVNSKLWHSIRQGRITGSKIYEVAHCKTPQGSLVEEILGGSKAPETKAMKRGKILEKRVLNKLRTDINKEIEECGFLIIDGIFGASPDGIGDDFVVEIKCPISDKTKKNYIKNGQIANKFMGQVQLEMLAAGKNKCLFCVADPKFESNGIIEKIIVNFDKDYIDNLMKDAEKFWKENVYPVILKSASTA, encoded by the exons ATGGATACCGCTGCTTTTGTTAGAGCAAACTCATCAAATTTGCCAAAAGTAGACCCATATATGCTTATGGAGTTTATGAAAAATAGCGACAAACATAATGCTGGTGAAATAAGAGATGCCAAAGCTTTATC gtCTTCAAGAGAATCATATGTTGACACTGCTATCGGCTATGTCGAAATAAAACGGACTGGAAATCTTTGTGATGTAAGAGCGAAAGTTGTTCCTGAACAAAGAGTAACAAGCAAATACTATGTTGTGATGGTCCACCTAGACGAGGCAAATGAATCAATCATAGATACTTCATGTGACTGTGCAGCGGGGGCTG GTGGGTGTAAACATACTGTTGTTGTACTACATTGGCTACAAAAACGAAGTGATGAACCTTCACCTACCAGTGTCCAATGCTACTGGACGAAACCCAACCTTAAACGAGCTCTAGAAAGACCGGTAATGTGTAAAGATTTGGCGAAAGGAGAAGTAGCCGAAAGGGGGCCAAAGGACCCTCGTGTACTAAAAAGACTGAGAGAAGAAGCAATGAAACATGGTTGTGGCAAAAGCCTGCTCAGTGCATATGATCCTGAAAGACCAACTACCATCATGtcaaaatattgcatttttgACATGATGGTAGATTTTTTTGAAAAGGAAAATACTCCAAGTTtcaataagtttaaaatatttagcaAAGAAGTAATGcgagaaaataaagaaaaaatcatgaaaGAAACGGAAGGCCAAGTGAACTCGAAGCTGTGGCATTCTATTCGACAAGGCCGAATCACAGGTTCAAAGATTTATGAAGTCGCTCATTGCAAGACACCCCAGGGCAGTCTTGTTGAAGAAATATTAGGAGGAAGCAAAGCACCAGAAACGAAAGCCATGAAAAGGGGTAAAATCCTAGAAAAACGAGTACTAAATAAACTAAGAACtgatataaataaagaaatagaaGAATGTGGATTTTTGATAATAGATGGAATTTTTGGAGCATCGCCTGATGGCATTGGAGATGACTTTGTGGTCGAAATTAAGTGTCCCATTtctgacaaaactaaaaaaaactatataaagAATGGGCAAATTGCTAATAAGTTCATGGGCCAAGTGCAATTAGAGATGCTAGCGGCTGGCAAAAATAAGTGTTTGTTCTGTGTAGCGGACCCAAAATTTGAGAGCAACGGGATAATTGAGAAGATTATAGTAAACTTTGATAAAGATTATATCGATAATTTGATGAAAGATGCAGAGAAATTTTGGAAAGAGAATGTGTATCCTGTAATTTTGAAAAGTGCATCTACAGCATAA
- the LOC134651232 gene encoding uncharacterized protein LOC134651232, with protein MNTNTYQRYKDPKTCFIPTCSKTDLKNPDLKFFTVRKELKERWCQMVGRKCPNRALFCCEDHLNVDSAIQCDKRIGVSNKYVMAQAKTQTRATQFRGRKIKERVIPSRMMQLPNTEESPNQSPSLFGTSNFDSSSSAQQEHIEKRGREHLLKIIANKPKLFLGLPKSFWWIINFIAQECSCLAFHIILTFFKLKNNDSFARMSEEFQMARSTIRLVFEKNVVVLSTYFQNCIYLPPLTEIKKKLPLAFKIRYSNVQCIIDCFEIQIEKPSDPEKQAQTWSQYKSCNTIKYLIGCTPAGYISFISQGYGGRTSDKAITEWSGFVDVLPLNAVIMADRGFKEIESLLSTKNGKLLRPPSVFANQKMLKKDVIKTKVIASLRVHVERVIRRIREFHMLKPHSVVNNKHIKYLDDLVIIACGLSNLQNPIIKDV; from the exons ATGAATACAAATACTTATCAACGGTACAAAGATCCTAAAACATGCTTTATACCAACTTGCTCCAAGACTGATCTGAAAAACCCGGATTTGAAGTTTTTTACTGTAAGAAAAGAGCTGAAAGAACGTTGGTGTCAAATGGTTGGCAGGAAGTGCCCAAACCGAGCACTGTTTTGCTGTGAGGACCACTTAAAT GTTGACTCAGCTATACAGTGTGATAAAAGAATAGGAGTTTCAAACAAGTATGTTATGGCCCAGGCAAAGACTCAAACCAGAGCTACTCAATTCCGTGGGcgaaaaataaaagaaagagtAATACCATCACGAATGATGCAACTACCCAACACTGAGGAGAGCCCCAATCAATCACCATCCTTGTTCGGGACATCCAACTTTGACTCGTCTTCGAGTGCTCAACAAGAGCATATTGAAAAACGTGGCAGGGAGCACCTacttaaaattattgccaacaaaCCTAAATTGTTTTTAGGTCTGCCAAAAAGCTTTTGGTGGATTATTAATTTCATTGCCCAGGAGTGTTCTTGTTTGGcatttcatataattttaactttctttaaattaaaaaacaatgaCTCGTTTGCTAGGATGAGTGAAGAGTTTCAAATGGCTAGGTCAACCATACGTTTAGTGTTTGAAAAGAATGTCGTAGTTTTGTCgacatattttcaaaattgtataTATTTACCTCCACtgacagaaataaaaaaaaaattaccattagCATTTAAAATTAGATATTCGAATGTACAGTGCATTATAGACTGTTTCGAGATTCAAATAGAAAAACCCAGTGATCCAGAGAAGCAAGCGCAGACTTGGTCGCAGTACAAATCATGCAacacaattaaatatttgattGGCTGCACACCCGCTGGATACATATCATTCATCTCACAGGGTTATGGGGGACGTACATCTGACAAAGCCATCACGGAGTGGAGTGGCTTCGTTGATGTTCTTCCCCTAAATGCGGTAATCATGGCCGATCGAGGATTTAAGGAGATTGAATCCCTTCTAAGTACAAAAAATGGAAAACTCTTAAGACCTCCTAGTGTCTTTGCCAatcaaaaaatgttaaaaaaagatGTAATTAAAACTAAGGTGATTGCCAGTTTGAGGGTGCACGTTGAGCGTGTAATTAGGAGAATACGGGAATTCCATATGTTAAAACCTCACTCTGTGGTTAATAACaaacacataaaatatttgGACGACCTAGTCATTATAGCGTGCGGGTTAAGTAATCTTCAGAATCCGATAATAAAAGACGTTTGA